From the Manihot esculenta cultivar AM560-2 chromosome 14, M.esculenta_v8, whole genome shotgun sequence genome, the window TATCACTGCAATGTTCTGGTCAAGGTTAGAGAGGAAATACAGACCCTTCTGTGTTTCCTCTGCAGGAGGAACCAGACTTGGTTCATTCTGCTTAACACTAAGTTGAAAGGTATCACCAGTACTATCTGCCATAGATGACACTTCTTAAAACCTGACACACCTTTTAATGACAATTGAAGATTAATCAGAGGTGGAAAAATGCTATCGTGTTGAATGAAACAGAGAATAGATTATAAAATGAAATGCAATCAGATGGTAACATACCTGAAACAGAAGTGCTAAATTGGAAGCAAATAGGCAGCAATGAAACTACGTTTCTATATTCTCTTGAGGATGGTGTTGAAGTTATATAGGAAAAAATGGGCGAGAAATTTGAAAATTAGTTGTTTTGGTTAACAAATGCTACGACATGACGGGGACAGGTTTTGATTCccattttgaaataattatgCGAAAGTCGTAATGGAGGAACCTCACCATGTTCAGAGAGAAATTGGCATCATTTTGGAGTCTTGTGTTGGACATTGTCCTTTCTGCAAATTGTGGAAAGGTCATATGGGTTGTGGTAGGCTACTTGTCAAGGAACCAAAATATTACCAGCAAGCAAGTGTGGCGTGAGAAAGAAGAGCGACCCTAGAATTGGTTGGTGGGGTTGGCGTCCAAATTAGATTACTTGATCTACTTAAATTAGTGTTTTTTAACCCAAACGTGAATCCAGATCTATCGTCTTAGAAGAAATTATGGGCTGCTAGTGTGTTTGTTTATTATAAGATAAGACAAAAACCGAGGCTACGACTAGAGTTAGTAGACGATCAAAGAAACAGATTGTGTGCCGCTTGATTAACATCGTCCTTGCACATTCCACATGGATAATTCACCAGGTGGCGCTGCAATCCTGCATCTGCATGACTAGAATCCTACAatcagaaaaaagaaaaccCTTTCTAGCCATTCTAATACAAGCGAAATGCAAGCAATATTTTCTAGTCTTTCTTCATAAAACCAAAACAAGGGTGACTGGAAACAATTTGAAGAGACTATTAGTTGAAACTTTTCAATCTTAATTTTTCATTGTGGTTGAATTGAGGTAAATTCGACCCTGTCGaagtaacagagatcaaaatATACATAGAATCTGGGTATCCCCAATGTCCCAAAGGGCACACCTACAAACCTTGCATCATGTGAGATAAGATCCGCCACGGTCCAAACGAGCAGTAGTTATGGAAACCACATAAACATTGTGTAAAATTGAAAATGAATCTCATCCGTGGATCTAAATTTACTAATCAAACTTGGCCATGCGACACAGGTGCCAATACCTGCTGAAAAGAGAACGGTGTCAGGTAGATAAAGATACCTAATAGTAATAACCAAATTCATCTAATCAAATTGGTTACGTATGAGCAccttttgataaaataaaattaaaaataataataaaaaaaagagcaCCTCGGTTCCAAGCAGATTGAATTTTCAGGGGCAAAAGAATTTCAGCAATCATCAAGTTTTGGCAAAGCACAAGAAAACCTACATGATAAAGTCATTTCGTCCAAAGCAATGACAGTCCAAACAATTCAAAAGCTAAAATTCACCACCAGGGCAAGCTCCCTAGCTCACTAATGTTCAACTCAGAATTAATCGCGTTATTTCTCCCAAGAGCTCCAAAAATACATGATCCAAACCCAGGATTGTGCAACTGTTTGCTAACCTTTCTACTTGAAAAATAACCCAACCAAATATGGCTTTCTCAATATGGTGCTCTTACAAAGCAATAATGGTGGCATCCATAACACTAGATACATCTCTGGTGGCATAACATGAAACAATTCGTAGCACCATATTCTGCAGAATTATCTAATAATATCAAATTCCATCTAACAAGTCATCTAGTGTATAAGAGCATAGCCAATCTACCATCCCCACAACAGCCAAGGATCCAATTATTTATGACATGATGCTGTCAATTCAACTTATATAATTTACTTGGAGAAAACAAACAGTAACGCTCTACAAGCACCCTTTAAGTCGATCAACATTAGAGAGTTTCCattcaattaaataaagatAATCATTCACTGCTCATTTGTAAAGGAACAGTCAATAAATACATCTAACAGACAAATTTAATGAGAAGCTGAAGGGAATTTGGAGAGGCAGGGAACTGGGTAGAAAGTACTAAAAATTAAGGTCAGCTCAACACTACTTGTACGAAGAAAAGAGTTCCTAATACATATTGTACAAACCCTGTGGAGTATTTTCATCAGTAAACAGTCTTGCAATCCATATTGCAGTATTGGGTTTATCATCAACTGCCGTTgaacccccccccccctccaAAAAAGGAGATGATCTCTGGAGAATGCATGGCCATACCTCCTGTTCCACAATGCTCAGGTTAAGCATCATCATCCCCATCTCCATCCTTGTCTGCATCACCACCAGCCTCAGCATTGTCATCAGCTTCCTCCCCTTCTTCCTCATCAGACATATTGTTTATCACCTCAGTGATAATATCCTTCACTTCGGCTTTTCTGTGCATAAGGTCTACACCAAAATGGGTACCTAATATGAAAACAATTACATGTATAATTAGCAGAGTTGCACCAGAAGTATGACAACAATTTAGACAATAATGAAAAATGAACAATACCAAGTTGTCTGAGGATATCAGATAAAGTTGCCTGCAGATTGATATGAACGGAAACTTTAGAGTtgaaattactaaaaaaatctaacaattaaaaatatttgaggCCAAGCAAAAGACAAGACTTACAGTATTGAAATCTACTTCCTTCAGAATATCTACTACAACTGCATACATATTCTCCCTACTCGGTTCCACCTTTGTCTTCCTGCCAGATTTGACTTTACCTAATTGTTGGACATAAAAATCAGTTGTTAAGCAACTGACATAATTACATctgaagaagagagagagagagagaacctCTTATAAGTGAAAAAATATTGACAATTGACAATAAAAAATGCATGGGTAAAGTAACAGTAAGTTGACCATCAATCCACCATTAGTATAGGCTTGTTTCCAAGTATATGTAATTTAAACCTAGGAGGGGTCAGACGTGAAAATCATTGTACACATAGCAAGACATCTTTACCACAGTGCTGGAAACTTCATAATGCCGCAGCACTATTTTTCCCTTCAGAAGTCAGAAGCCCATGAAGACCTGGCATAGAAACATCTCATGCTACAAATATGACCTTCCACAAGTTGGCTGCTTTCTCAACCCTTTCTCATGTTTCAACTGCCTTTTTCCTTACTCCTTATAACTTACCAAGATAACAACTCACTCCTTTACTCATGCCTATTTCGAATTGTGGTccaaaaattttctttaaatattgtTGAAAAAAGCAATCGGAAAGGAAAAAAACGTTTTACTGCTTTGgagttttaatgataaaaacatGTCAAATCTAACTTAAAGCAAACATTTAATAGCCTCTAACAAATTTAAGCAAGTGTTATTTCAACAACTCCAAACTGCAATGTCAATTAGACCCTACTTCACATAAGAGCCTTTATAGTTCACCTTACTTTTCCATTCACTAAGTTGACTTGCAACAAGCTTCTAAAATTTGTTTCACATCCTTTCTCCTAACTTTCAAATATATATGCTTTATCTTTTCAAGTTCAATTATGAATATTTCCAGAAATAACTTGTGGAACCATCAGAATGCATAAGGATATTGAAAAAGCCCTATAAACAAAATAGATAACCAAAATGCAGAACAATATTGGCACACCTGTAACAGAGAGAAAGGTCACAACAGTAGGAAACTAATcgcatcaaaaaataaaaaataaaaagaaaatacttTACTTTGATCCTTTGTAGAAGCCTTTGATGGCAACTTGCTCAATTGTTTCTTGCTTGAGCCTTTCTCCTTGCTAGGCGCACTTCGGTCTGGACTTTCCTTTTCAACTTTCTGTTTCTTAGATGTAGATCCCTTTGATTTAGAATGTGAACCAGAGGTTCCATCAGTTTCTGTAGCAACTTGCTTTGACAATGAACCAGAAGATTTTTTGGCAGATTTTGCAGGAGTTTTCACAGATTTTGCCTGGGCACTTTTCTTGACAGATGTGACTTTGTCCTTGCTTTTTGCCCCTGATGAACTTTCTTTCACGTTTTTTTTGGATGCCTTCTGAGTGGGTGTTTGCTCCTTTGGTtcatcttcctcttcctctgatTTGCTCTCCTCATGatcactctcttcttttgccaCCGTCTcattttcttcatcatcatcatcatcttgaGAGTCATTTTTAGTATCCTTGGCATCTGGTGATTCAACCTTATCTTCGTCTTCATCTTCATCACCTTTTGATGACTGCTTCCGTTTCTCTCCAGATTGGGATGTCCGTCTTTGTTTCTTTGGAGCAAagaataataacaatataaGAGTCACATCAGAAAAACCAAGTACAAAACATGTAGCAGaaagaagaggaaaaaaaaagagtaaatgaCAGATAGAGGAAGCAGAATTAAATACTATTTGCCCTTGTTGAGGAAGGTTTCTATGATCTAAAgcatatatgtatatttttcttttcaattaaaaattgagATTTGAGGAGTCTTATCACTGAATTAAACAACTCAACAGAAAGCAAGAACATGAGAAAGGTTGAATCATGCCAATCACCAGGAATAAATGCACCAATTTATGTTTGCAGGTACAAATTGAGGCAATTTCAAGAATTTAGCTTATAGACAAATATGTAGCTGAGGACATAGGCATTATGGCATGTACCAGCAACGAAGCAATAGTTCATCTATTTGTTTGCACATGCCTCCAACCATTTAGGCACATAAGAAAAGAAATTCAAGAGCAAATAAAATCTAGCTAATAACATAAAGATGAAGAATATAGAATGCATGTTATGCTGAAGGGCAAGGGGGCACAAAGTTGTTTAAATGAAGACTTTATATTTCCAGCCATCAGCAATGTACTCTACATGATACCATGATCACAAAATAAACCAGTTACACTCACTTTTTCCATTTAAGTAGCAACAAACAGGAAATTTACTTGAAAAGACAAACCATTGCATGTAGGGATCTTTTATGTGTTCCTTGCCTTCAACATTCCACATAGGTAACCAAAGTGTTTTCATTAAAAGATTTATGATAGGTTAAATTAAGTACTTAAAAGTACAAATTTCAAAGGCATACATGATGCTCAACTGTAACCAGAAGAAAAACAAAGGATTGTTAAATAAAAACAAGAGATTAGCTACAGCCCCTATACTCCAACTCTTCATTTTTCCATGACATACCCATGTCAACACCACACTTCATAGGATACAACACGAAATATGTGTCTGACATACATTCAGActataattattactatataTCTACTTAGACTATAATTAACACTATATATCTTTAcattcttttattctagtttatTTTATATGACATAATGCACTCAAGCACCCATGTCTAAACTTAAATCCATATCcctatattttctattttgaagGTTGACAAGTCAAACATAGGGATAGAAACCCATTTCTCCCACCCATATACAAGTCCAAGTAATATAGTTATACAGGCAATTGCAACATGTGGCCTTGAAAACTTGACATGATAAGAAGCCAATAATAGCATCATAAAGTAGAAGCAAAGAAGCTTAACAGGTTTCTTCTGCAAATTGAATGTGTGCCAAATGCTGAGTGAGGAACTACAGAAAGAGCAATGCAACAAGTCTTGAGAGTTACACAACTAGATAAACCTATAGTTGCCCATACAGCAAGACCATCAATTTCatgcattttaatttattatgaaaCAACAAGGAGGCATCACAACTGCATACAGACAGATTGTAAAGATAAAGGAATTTCCACAATTTTTCACAAAATACCAATTAAGTTGTGCATCAACAGAGATATATGTGCATCATGAAAATATACACATAAATAATTTTAGCTAACTTATTTCATTATAATACTTTTCATTAACAGATAAAGTGCAAAACTAAGAACCTTGGATGGTGTGGCTGATGCTTCTCCAGGTGTTGCATTTCTGCCTGTTGAGACCTTACGCTTCTTACCTTTCTGAAATGACAATAAGCATCAAATTACACAACTCTCAGTTTAACAACGAAAACAGCATAATATTCTGGAATATGCCAAACaagttttaaaatatagaacCTGTTCCTTATCAGCAAGCAAAACATCGGTAGTAGCATGTGGTGATTCCAAGAACTCCAATAATTTTACAGTGAGTTCTTCCTGAAAACACAACAAATACAAGCAATGTTATTCTTTAAAAACTTTAAGCCACAAAAGGACATGGCATTTTGTGAAGAACTACAGACCTTTTTCACAACAGCCTTGTTTATTGGGATATTAAGCACATCACAAAAATCCACCAACTTTTCTTTAACACACTTGTCAAGCTTCTCCCTTACTTTCGCTTTCTGTTTTTCCTGCTACAAAgatgtgagaaaaaaaaatgaaaaagggtTTTCCATGACAAATAATAGTTTAGCCAAGTGTTAAAGAATTAATGTTGAAGCCACTATCAACAATCATGCAATAcacaaaaaataaatggaaGCATGTGCAAACAGCTAAAGCATGAAAAGGGTAAGCTTTCAGCCAGAACACCTCATTCTCAGCCCAAACATATCCCGAAAACTGGCCtatgtttttcttcaaattgtgaGCCTGAAACCACAAAAATAGCAATTTTAAAAGGAACAATCAATACAAACAGAAACAGGATAAATTACAGAAAAAGATAAAGTTTGTTATTAGTTCACACTTCACACAGAATTTGCATCTGTGCACTTTTGTGTTGTGAGTCTATAATCCACATTGCAGAAATGCAGAGACAAAGACCAATTCACATGAAATCAGACCCCAACAAAACCAAATTAATTGAGCACCTTCGCTTTCTTTCCAAAAAGTATGGTGTGAAGCATCTGCAGATTGTCATCAGGTTTTCTCTTGGACAACTTGAAAGCCACTGAAACAGTTCAAAATATCAGACAAAAAATAGGCCAGGGCTGCTATGACAGCAAAGTTGAGTAAAAGTATATAACATCATCAAACAAATCCTTTTTTTGGTCAAAGACTAGAATTATCtacttatttatattatatgcaTGAAAATCTGCACCTTATCAATTATCAAATGAAACTTAAACTAGCCTCAAGAGAAATGCGTTGATGCCAACAATAATATAGTAAAATGCAGGATAACAGTCAGAGTTCTAGGGTGCAAAAGACTGGGATTGGACAAAGTTCAAATGAGTTCTTAGGCTGCCATTTCTTGGGAACTTTAAAGATTACAAGCGAGCATGTCACAGCATAATTTTAACATGTCTTATTCAAAGTCA encodes:
- the LOC110599810 gene encoding protein DEK isoform X2, with translation MASETLEKKSDEEAPLEDKEAPVEDKEEPKHEEQKDQDQSPIDAEKKEEEGNSEEVSEGNEEPPEELVEEKEKEEEKEEVAEDHEEVSTKAKRGGRRGSAKKEQNESGKQTEKNSEKKHSKESTEKKDREPVTPSSERPTRERKTVERYSAPEPGRSASKPLSIEKGRGTQLKDIPNVAFKLSKRKPDDNLQMLHTILFGKKAKAHNLKKNIGQFSGYVWAENEEKQKAKVREKLDKCVKEKLVDFCDVLNIPINKAVVKKEELTVKLLEFLESPHATTDVLLADKEQKGKKRKVSTGRNATPGEASATPSKKQRRTSQSGEKRKQSSKGDEDEDEDKVESPDAKDTKNDSQDDDDDEENETVAKEESDHEESKSEEEEDEPKEQTPTQKASKKNVKESSSGAKSKDKVTSVKKSAQAKSVKTPAKSAKKSSGSLSKQVATETDGTSGSHSKSKGSTSKKQKVEKESPDRSAPSKEKGSSKKQLSKLPSKASTKDQSKVKSGRKTKVEPSRENMYAVVVDILKEVDFNTATLSDILRQLGTHFGVDLMHRKAEVKDIITEVINNMSDEEEGEEADDNAEAGGDADKDGDGDDDA
- the LOC110599810 gene encoding protein DEK isoform X1 gives rise to the protein MASETLEKKSDEEAPLEDKEAPVEDKEEPKHEEQKDQDQSPIDAEKKEEEGNSEEVSEGNEEPPEELVEEKEKEEEKEEVAEDHEEVSTKAKRGGRRGSAKKEQNESGKQTEKNSEKKHSKESTEKKDREPVTPSSERPTRERKTVERYSAPEPGRSASKPLSIEKGRGTQLKDIPNVAFKLSKRKPDDNLQMLHTILFGKKAKAHNLKKNIGQFSGYVWAENEQEKQKAKVREKLDKCVKEKLVDFCDVLNIPINKAVVKKEELTVKLLEFLESPHATTDVLLADKEQKGKKRKVSTGRNATPGEASATPSKKQRRTSQSGEKRKQSSKGDEDEDEDKVESPDAKDTKNDSQDDDDDEENETVAKEESDHEESKSEEEEDEPKEQTPTQKASKKNVKESSSGAKSKDKVTSVKKSAQAKSVKTPAKSAKKSSGSLSKQVATETDGTSGSHSKSKGSTSKKQKVEKESPDRSAPSKEKGSSKKQLSKLPSKASTKDQSKVKSGRKTKVEPSRENMYAVVVDILKEVDFNTATLSDILRQLGTHFGVDLMHRKAEVKDIITEVINNMSDEEEGEEADDNAEAGGDADKDGDGDDDA